The window TGGGAATCATTATTATCGGGCCGGGCGTACGCCGCGACGGCATGCCCGGGCTCCTCCGGCTCGCTCGCCCCTTGAACTGCGTGATGTCTGCCGTCGGTGTCGCCATCGGCGGGATCGTCGCCGTCGGGTCGGGCGTCTGGGGCGTGTTCGCATGGCCGCTGGCCTTCGGAGCAATCGCCGCCGCGCTGTCCACCGCTGCGGGCAACGCCCTGAACGACCTGGCGGACCGGGAGACGGACCGCGTCAATCATCCGGATCGCCCCTTGGTGACCGGGGCCGTGAGCGTGCCTGCGGCGAGGAACTTCACCGTGGCCGCCTTCGTGGCCGCGGCCGCGATCGCGACCCTCGCAAGCCTCGCGTGCCTCGCCATGGTCGTCGTAAACGCGGGAGTCCTGTACGCGTACGAGCGGGGGCTCAAAGCCCGGGGCGGTGTGGGCAACGCCGCGGTGGGCTACCTCGTGGGCTCGATCTTCCTCTTCGCGGGATTCGCCGTGTTTCGCTCGGACGTCACCCCGCTCCTCCGGACGGGCGTGCTCGCCCTCCTGGCCTTCCTGGCGACCATGGGCCGCGAGATCACGAAGGACATCGAGGACATGGCGGGGGACGTGGACCGGCGCACCCTGCCCCAGCGGATCGGTGCGCCTCGGGCGGGTCAACTCGCCGCGGCGACGCTCGTCGCGGGCGTCCTCCTGAGCGTCCTGCCCTGGGCCACGGCCATCCTTGCGTGGGAGTATGCGGCCGTCGTCCTGCCCGCGGACGGAATGTTTATCTACGCCGCCTATCACTCGGCCGCCCGACCCGCGCGCTCCCAGCGCGTGACCAAGTACGCGATGGTCGTGGCCCTCGTCGCGTTCCTCGCGGGGGGACTGTTCCTGTGACCGTTTACGAATCGCTCCTCGAACGCCGCGTGCAGGCCCGGCTCCACATGACCCTCCTGGACCCAGACAAGCAGTCCGCGGACGAGGCGGGCCGGATCGCGGGCGGCGCCGCGAGGAGCGGCACGGATGCGATCATGATCGGGGGATCGACGGGCGTCACCCAGGAGAAGGTGGACGCCACAGTCCTCGCGATCAAGGCGGCCGCGCACGTGCCGACGATCCTGTTTCCCGCGAGCGCGGCGAACCTGTCGCGCCACGCGGACGCCCTCTACTTCATGAGCCTCCTGAACAGCCGCGATCCGCGCCTGACCGTCGGAGAGCAGCGACGCGCCGCCCCCGTGGTCAAGAAGTGGGGCCTCGAGACGATCCCCATGGCCTACCTCGTCGTGGAACCCGGGATGCGGGCGGGCGAAGTGGGTCGCGCGGATCCCATCCCGAGGTCGGAGCCCCAGGTCGCCGTGGAGTACGCCCTCGCGGCGCAGATGCTCGGGATGAAGCTCGTGTACCTGGAGGCGGGGAGTGGGGCGCCGGAGCCCGTCCCCGCCGCCATGATCCGTGCGGTCCGGGAGGCGCTGGACATCCCGCTCGTGGTCGGAGGAGGCATCCGCACCGCGGAGGCCGCGGGCACGGTCGCCCGCGCGGGGGCGGACATCGTGGTCACGGGGACCGTCGTGGAGCGCTCGAAGGACGGCGAGACCCTGCGCCGGATCATCGAGGCGGTGAAGGCGGGCTGATGGACCGGATTGCTCCGAAGACCGTCGCGGAGAGCCACGCGGAGACCACCCGGATGGCGCGCCGCCTCTTCACGGCCCCGCGGCCGCGGCGGATGGTCCTGCCGATCCTCGCGTTCTCCCTCATGGAGGCGTACCTGCTCGTGTATCCTTCGCTCGACTGGGTCCGGATCGCGATCGGCGCCCTCGCGATTGCGATCCCCGCGTACGCCGCGGCGCTCCTGACGAAGCCCGTCGCCCTCGCCCTCGGAGGTCGCATGTACTTCCGACGCTCGTTCCTCCTGGCGTTCGTGGGCCTCATCCTCCTGGGCGCGTTCCAGGTCATCGCCGTCGCCCTGTTCACGATCCTCGCCGTCCTCGGGAACGCCGCGTACGATCCGTCGGTCACCCTTCGGGTCACGATCCTCGGCTACGGCGCCGTCCTCTGGGTGCGCGAGGTGATCCTGTCCGCGACGTCGCACTCCCAGCACCTTCGCTCCCTGCCCGCCGCGCTGATCCACCCGCTCCTCGGCCTGATCGCGATGGCCGTGTGGATGCCGCTCAGCCTCTCCGGGTTCCTGTTGAGCCTCGTCGTCTTGGCGATCTTCTACGTGTCCGCGGTCGGGTACACGGAGATCGCGAAACGCCCGCTCCTGCGGTCCTTCGGGGCGGACGGGTTCAAGCTCCTGCGCTCGACCTTGGACGTGTACGGGGAGATGGAGGACGAGGGCGTCGCGGAGCTCGAGGAGTTCTTCGGCTCCATCGGCGTGGCCGCGCGGGTGCGCGTGGCCGGGTTCGCGTTCCGTGCGGGGAAGGGGATCAAGGCGCTCTTCCTCGCGCCCACGGTCCATCCGGGGCCCATGGGGTTCGTGGGCGGCAGCGACCTCCCGAGCAAGGTGGCCTCCGGGCTCACGGACCTCACGCCGAGCGTCCTCGTGGCCCACGGCCCCACGACCCACGACGACAACCCCGCGACCACGGCCGAAGTGCGCAAGATCTCGGAGACCGTGCGTGGCCTCGTGGCCGCCGCGACGACGAGCGGCACCGCGGGGCGTGCCTGCCGAGCGGCCTTCGGCCGGGTGACGACGCTCGCCCAAGCGCTCGGGGACACGGTCCTCCTCGTCGCCTCATTCGCGCCGAGTCCGTCGGACGACATCGACGGCGCGACGGGCCACGCCGCGGTCCAGGAGGCGAAGCTGGCCGGAGCCGCGGACGCGATCTTCGTGGACGCGCACAACTGCCTGCAGCCCGGTGCGGGCCTCACCCTGTTCGGGTCCGAGGCGAGCCACGAGGTCATCGAGTCCGCCAAGGCGGCCACGCGCGCCGCGCTCGCCGCGCCCCGGGGACCCCTGCGGGTCGGCTACGGGCAGCAGTGTAAGATCTGCACGCCGGACCAGGGGATCGGGGCACGCGGCGTGGAGGCCCTCGTCGTCGAGGTGGACGGGCAGCGCACGGCCTACGTGCTCTTCGACGGGAACAACATGGTGCCCGGGACGCGGGACGCGATCCGGGCGCGGATCGCCGGCCTGGTCCAGGAGTCCGAGGCCCTGACCACGGACAACCATTCCGTGAACCTGACCATGGACGGCTTCAATGCGGTCGGCGCCGTGCTCGACCGGGAGACAGTCCTCGCACACGCGGAAGCCGCGGTCCGCGACGCGATCGGGAACCTCGAGCCCGCGGACGTGGCCCCGTTCAGCGGGGAGATCCCCGACTTCCGGATCTTCGGCCCTCAAGCCGCGTCCCGCTTGACCACCTCGATCAGCGCGACCATGGCGGTCCTGCGACCCGCGCTGTACGTCACCCTGTCGGGCGCCGTGGCGATCGCGGCCCTGGCCCTCGTCCTCCTCTAGAGGAGATCGAGGAACCAGCGGTGGATGCGGAAGTCGTTGCTCAGCTCCGGGTGGAACGCTGCACCGATCAACGACCCCTGCCGAGCGAGGACGATCTTGTCCTGGTACCGCGCGAGCGGCGTGCAGGCGCCCCAGGTGCGCAGGATCGCGGGCGCGCGGATGAAGACGCCGTGGAAGGGCTTCTCGAGTCCGGCGACATCCAGGTCCGCCTCGAAGGATTCCTTCTGACGGCCGAACGCGTTGCGGTCCACGGCCATGTCCATCAGGGCGAGGAGCCGGCTCCCCGTCTTCTGCGCCTGGGGGCCGCCGTCCTTCGCGAGAAGGATGCACCCCGCGCACGTGCCAAGGATGGGCATGGATTCCTCCTTCGCCCGGCGGACGATCTCGTCGAACAGGTTCAGCTTCACGAGGAGCTTGGAGATCGTCGTGCTCTCGCCGCCGGGGATCGTGAGGCCGTCCACGCGGTCGAGGTCGTCGCGTCGGCGGACCGCGATGGCGTCGCCGGTGACTCCGTACTCGCGCAACGCGCGGGCGACCGCGTCGACGTGTTCGCTCACGTCGCCTTGGACCCCGATGACTCCGATCCGCATCGGGCTATGGACCCCGGAGGTCCGATAAAAACCATGCGTGCGACGGGCCGACCTCAGCCGTTGGCGTGGCCGGGGTCCGGATCGCGGGGCAGGAGCTCTTGGAGGATGCGCTCGAGCGCGGCGGCGTCGGGGAATCGGTCCAGGCGGCGGAGCACATTGTTGAGCACGACCTCGTCGCCCTGCTGCGGTGCCGCGTCTCTTCGTATCGCGTCGTCTCCTTCGGGAAAGACGGCCTCGCCGATCGGTGAGAGTTCGAGGGCGCGCGAGTGCCGTTCGTCGAGCGGAACGATCTCGAAGAAGCGGTCCAGGAGCAGAGGACGCCGCACATGGCCCAAGATGGTCACGCGGACGCGGTCCGTGTCCGGGTCGAGGGACGTGTTCCGCTCCAAGGCCTCTTTGTTGATGCCGATCTGGTGGAACCCGAGTTCGGGCGACCAACCGCCGCACACCGTGACGTACCAGTCCCGTAGGGTCTCCACGGGCAGGGTGGGTGCCGGATCGCCGGGCTCGGCGGACCGAGGCTGCGTGGGACGTTGAGTTTCGGCTGGCCTATTTCTAACTTCAGTTCACAAAACCAAACTTGGGACTCAGCCTGCACACCGCGTGCCCCATATCGACCGATGCGGACGTTGGTCGCGCCGTCGATACGATATGCTTATCTAGAGCCGCAATCTACGGCGCCGTAGGGATGCCCACGCCCATCGGCTTCGTGCTCATTGACATCGAGCCCAACCGGGAAAAAGAGGTCTACGAGAAGCTGATCAAAGTCCCTCAGATCGTGGAGCTCTATCCGCTGTTTGGGGAGTACGACCTCATCGCCAAGGTCGAGGCGGACTCGTTCGACACGATCGGCAACATTGTCGTCGATCAGATCCGGTCCGTGGAGGGCGTCAAGGCCACGAAGACGTTGGCCCGGATGACCTTCTGACACGGCTCGGGTCCGCGGATGCCGCCATAAGTGCGCTCGAGTCGTTCGCTCTGTATGTTCGCCTGCACGGAGCGTACCTGCAACCCGGTACACGGCCCTCGTTAACCCCATTCGGAGGTAGCGGAGGTCACTCCTCCTCATGCGGTTCGTACACGGCGATCGCGTCGATTGCGACCTTGAGCCCGGGCACTTCGATGCCCAGCTTCGCGGGCGACCGCGCTGGCGGATCGGTGCGGAACGACTCTTGGTAGGCGTCGTTGATCGCCTTGAAGTCACCGGGGTCCGCGAGGTACACCGTGGTCCGGACGAGGGCGTCCAGGCCCAAGCCCAGCTCGTCTAGGATGGACCCGATGTTCGCCAGGCACTGCCGCGTCTGCCCCGCAGCGTCGCTCGCGGCCCACTCCCCCGCCTTGGCTCCGGGCTTGAGGGGTGTCTGGGCCGAGATGAACACGAGGTTGCCGGCGACCACGCATGCCGAGTAGGGGCCCAGGGGCTTCGGATGGTTCCGGAGTTCGGGGATGGACTTCATGCGACCACGGGACCCACGGAACACGCGGACGACGAAAAGGATTCCGCACGGGTCGGGCCCGCTCCTCTTCGTGTTTTATCTCGCCTAAAACTATTTTAACGCGCGGCGGTCTGGAGAAGGTTAGGCGAGTGAGAAGGCCGCGCCAGGGCGCGACGGTGGGCACCATGTCACTTCCTGAAATCGTCTTCCGCGTGGGCGGAGCCGCGGGCGACGGGGTCTCGTCGACCGCCGAAAGCTTCGCGAAGATGTGCTCCCGCAGCGGGCTGCATGTCTGGACCTATTCCTCGTACCAGAGCGTGATCCGGGGCGGCCACGTGTGGACCCAGGTCCGCGGCAGCCCGGAGCCCGTCCTATCCCACGGCACCGTCCCCAACGTCCTCGTCTGCCTGAACCAGCAGACCATGGACGTCCACCAGGGCGACATCCTGGCCGGCGGCGCGATCGTGTACGACTCGGACCTCGTGAAGCCCGATCCCTCCAGGGTGGCGAAGGGCGTGCGCCTCCTCGGCATGTCCCTCCGCAAGCTCGCCCAGACGATCACCCCGAACGCCATCGTGCGGAACACGGTCGCCCTGGGCGCGGCGGTCCGCCTGTACGAGATCGACTTCCGCCACGTGGAGTCCGCGTTCCAGGACATCTGGGGCGACAAGAAGCCCGAGATCGTCGAGCAGAACGTCCGCGCCGCCAAGCTGGGCGCGGACGCCGTCGACCGGGCGGGCGGATCCCTGCACCTCGGCGTCCCGTTCCCGGAGGAGCCTCGATACCTGATGACGGGGAACGAGGCGGTCGCCCTCGGCGCCCTCGCCGCGGGCGTCCGGTTCCACGCGCAGTACCCCATGACGCCCGCCTCGTCCATCCTGCACTGGATGGCCGCGCACGGGCCCGCGCACGGCGTCGTCGTGAAGCAGGTCGAGGACGAGCTCGCCGCGATGAACATGGCCATCGGCGCGGGCCACGCGGGCGTGCGGTCCATGGTGGCCACGTCGGGCGGCGGCTTCTGCCTCATGGTCGAGGCGATCGGCCAAGCGGGGATGACCGAGACGCCGCTCGTGGCCGTCGTCGTCCAGCGGGGCGGACCGTCCACGGGACTCCCGACGAAGACGGAGCAGGGGGACCTAAACCTCGTCCTTGGGGCGGGCCAGGGCGACTGGCCGCGCGGCATCCTCGCGCCGCGCCACACCCAGGAGTGCTTCGACCTGACCGCGAAGGCGTTCAACCTCGCGGAAGTCTACCAGACCCCCATCGTGCTCCTGTCCGACCTGTACTTGGGCGAGGGCTTCCGCACGGTGGACAAGCTGGACTTCAACGTGCCCATCGTCCGCGGCCTGACGGCCGCCGACGGCGGCGCGATCCAGGGGCGCTTCAAGCGCTACGCGTACACGGACTCCGGCGTGAGCCCGCGGGCGTTCCCGGGGACCCGGGGCTACCAGTTCGTCGCGGCGACCGACGAGCACATGGAGAACGGGGAGCTCATCTCGGACGTCCTCGCGGGCCTGCCCGAGTTCGTGGAGGAGCGGCGCAAGATGCACGAGAAGCGCATGCGGAAGCTGGTGGGCCTCCGCAAGGACATGCCGCCGCCGGAGCTCTGGGGATCGGCCAACGCGGACCTCACCCTGATCCACTGGGGCTCGACCTGGGGCCCGGCCCACGAGGCGATTCTCCATGTCGAGGAGGAGGACGGCGTGCACGTGAACTCCCTGGAGTTCCCCACCCTGTTCCCCTTCCACGCGGACGAGACGCTCCGGATCCTGAAGGGCGTGAAGCGGACCCTGTCCATCGAAGGCAACTACACGGGCCAGTTCGCGCGGCTCCTGCGCGCGGAGACGGGCTACCAACCCACCTTTTCGTTCCCCAAGTACGACGGGGAGCCCTTCACCTGGCGGGAGATCGCGGACAAGATCCTCGAGGTGGTCGCATGAAGCTCGCCTTCGAGCTCGAGACGTACAAGTCCGAGGTCAAGCCGACCTGGTGCCCCGGGTGCGGGGACTTCGCCGTCCTCAACGCGCTCCAGCACGCGCTTACGGAGTTGCAGCTCGAGCCCTGGAACGTGCTCCTCGTTTCGGGGATCGGCTGCTCGAGCAACCTGCCCCAATTCCTGTCGACCTACGGTTTCCACGCGATCCATGGCCGCGCGGTCGCGGTTGCGGAGGGCGCGAAGCTCGCGAACCCCGACCTCCACGTGATCGTCACGGGGGGCGACGGCGACGGGTACGGGATCGGTGTGGGTCACTTCATCCACGCCATGCGCCGGAACCTCGACCTCACGTACATCGTGATGAACAACGAGATCTACGGCCTGACCACGGGCCAGGCCTCGCCCACGTCGGAGATGGGGATGAAGACGAAGTCCACGCCCATCGCGGGCGTGATCGAGAACCCCATCGACCCCATCGCCCTCGCCCTCTCCTCCGGTGCGACCTACGTCGCGCGGGCGTTCAGCGGGGACGTGAAGCAGATGTCCGAGCTCGTGGCCAAGGGCATCGAACACCACGGATTCTCCCTGATCGACGCCCTCTCGCCGTGTGTGACGTACAACAAGATCAACACGTACGAGTTCTTCCGCAAGCGGGTGTACGACCTGAACAAGGAGGGCCACGACGCGGGCGACCTTAAGGCCGCGTTCCTCAAGGCGCTCGAATGGCCCGTCGTGCAGCGGGACCGCATCCCGCTGGGCCTGTTCTACCGCAACGACAAGGTGCCGACGTACGAGGACCTCGAGCCCGCCTACAAGAAGGGGAACCCGGTCAAGCAGCCGCTCGGAGTTGCGGATGCGGACGAGATTCTGAAGGAGTTCCTCTAAGGTGTGCAACGCACGGCCTTCGCCCGTCGCCACATCCATGGAGACCCGCCCTGGCGAGACGGAGGCCTCCAGAACCCGGAGCTAGCGGCTCTCGGGGGCGCTGCGCTGCCTCAGAACCCGAGGCTCTCACCGACGAGCACGAGATGAATCCGCCCCGGTCGCTCCCGTTCGTAGATCACGAGCTTGCCGACGTAGCTGCCCGGCGCTCCCGTGCGTTTCATCCGGGCATCCTCCTGCGGGAGTGCGACCTCTCGGAGCCTTCGGATGCCGTCGTCGAGGGTGGGCACGAGCTTGTTCATGCCGGCGACCCAGATGATCTTCGGCGGGCCGAAGATGTATCCCGCCTGCCGGCTTCCGGTCGCGTCCGCGGAGACCACCTCCCCCGTCTCGCAAATGGCCTGCACGCTGCCCAGGAACACGTCCGACTCCGCGGTCAAGCGCGCCCGCAGGCGCATGCGCTTCGCCATCTCGGGTTCCGCCTGCCACTCCAGGTTGCCGTATCGGACGCCCGAATCCTGCGCCGTCAGGGCATCCACGAGGCCGATCTCTTGGAGGGTCGCCGAAGCGCCGTGGCACACGAGACCGCCCTTGGGGAGCATGCCGAGGACCTTCGCAAGCGCGGCGCTCCGGTCGGGCACGAACACGGAAAACACGC of the Thermoplasmata archaeon genome contains:
- a CDS encoding UbiA family prenyltransferase is translated as MPGLLRLARPLNCVMSAVGVAIGGIVAVGSGVWGVFAWPLAFGAIAAALSTAAGNALNDLADRETDRVNHPDRPLVTGAVSVPAARNFTVAAFVAAAAIATLASLACLAMVVVNAGVLYAYERGLKARGGVGNAAVGYLVGSIFLFAGFAVFRSDVTPLLRTGVLALLAFLATMGREITKDIEDMAGDVDRRTLPQRIGAPRAGQLAAATLVAGVLLSVLPWATAILAWEYAAVVLPADGMFIYAAYHSAARPARSQRVTKYAMVVALVAFLAGGLFL
- a CDS encoding geranylgeranylglyceryl/heptaprenylglyceryl phosphate synthase, whose product is MTVYESLLERRVQARLHMTLLDPDKQSADEAGRIAGGAARSGTDAIMIGGSTGVTQEKVDATVLAIKAAAHVPTILFPASAANLSRHADALYFMSLLNSRDPRLTVGEQRRAAPVVKKWGLETIPMAYLVVEPGMRAGEVGRADPIPRSEPQVAVEYALAAQMLGMKLVYLEAGSGAPEPVPAAMIRAVREALDIPLVVGGGIRTAEAAGTVARAGADIVVTGTVVERSKDGETLRRIIEAVKAG
- a CDS encoding DUF2070 family protein — translated: MDRIAPKTVAESHAETTRMARRLFTAPRPRRMVLPILAFSLMEAYLLVYPSLDWVRIAIGALAIAIPAYAAALLTKPVALALGGRMYFRRSFLLAFVGLILLGAFQVIAVALFTILAVLGNAAYDPSVTLRVTILGYGAVLWVREVILSATSHSQHLRSLPAALIHPLLGLIAMAVWMPLSLSGFLLSLVVLAIFYVSAVGYTEIAKRPLLRSFGADGFKLLRSTLDVYGEMEDEGVAELEEFFGSIGVAARVRVAGFAFRAGKGIKALFLAPTVHPGPMGFVGGSDLPSKVASGLTDLTPSVLVAHGPTTHDDNPATTAEVRKISETVRGLVAAATTSGTAGRACRAAFGRVTTLAQALGDTVLLVASFAPSPSDDIDGATGHAAVQEAKLAGAADAIFVDAHNCLQPGAGLTLFGSEASHEVIESAKAATRAALAAPRGPLRVGYGQQCKICTPDQGIGARGVEALVVEVDGQRTAYVLFDGNNMVPGTRDAIRARIAGLVQESEALTTDNHSVNLTMDGFNAVGAVLDRETVLAHAEAAVRDAIGNLEPADVAPFSGEIPDFRIFGPQAASRLTTSISATMAVLRPALYVTLSGAVAIAALALVLL
- the pdxT gene encoding pyridoxal 5'-phosphate synthase glutaminase subunit PdxT — translated: MRIGVIGVQGDVSEHVDAVARALREYGVTGDAIAVRRRDDLDRVDGLTIPGGESTTISKLLVKLNLFDEIVRRAKEESMPILGTCAGCILLAKDGGPQAQKTGSRLLALMDMAVDRNAFGRQKESFEADLDVAGLEKPFHGVFIRAPAILRTWGACTPLARYQDKIVLARQGSLIGAAFHPELSNDFRIHRWFLDLL
- a CDS encoding Lrp/AsnC ligand binding domain-containing protein, which produces MPTPIGFVLIDIEPNREKEVYEKLIKVPQIVELYPLFGEYDLIAKVEADSFDTIGNIVVDQIRSVEGVKATKTLARMTF
- a CDS encoding RidA family protein, translating into MKSIPELRNHPKPLGPYSACVVAGNLVFISAQTPLKPGAKAGEWAASDAAGQTRQCLANIGSILDELGLGLDALVRTTVYLADPGDFKAINDAYQESFRTDPPARSPAKLGIEVPGLKVAIDAIAVYEPHEEE
- a CDS encoding 2-oxoacid:acceptor oxidoreductase subunit alpha, which gives rise to MSLPEIVFRVGGAAGDGVSSTAESFAKMCSRSGLHVWTYSSYQSVIRGGHVWTQVRGSPEPVLSHGTVPNVLVCLNQQTMDVHQGDILAGGAIVYDSDLVKPDPSRVAKGVRLLGMSLRKLAQTITPNAIVRNTVALGAAVRLYEIDFRHVESAFQDIWGDKKPEIVEQNVRAAKLGADAVDRAGGSLHLGVPFPEEPRYLMTGNEAVALGALAAGVRFHAQYPMTPASSILHWMAAHGPAHGVVVKQVEDELAAMNMAIGAGHAGVRSMVATSGGGFCLMVEAIGQAGMTETPLVAVVVQRGGPSTGLPTKTEQGDLNLVLGAGQGDWPRGILAPRHTQECFDLTAKAFNLAEVYQTPIVLLSDLYLGEGFRTVDKLDFNVPIVRGLTAADGGAIQGRFKRYAYTDSGVSPRAFPGTRGYQFVAATDEHMENGELISDVLAGLPEFVEERRKMHEKRMRKLVGLRKDMPPPELWGSANADLTLIHWGSTWGPAHEAILHVEEEDGVHVNSLEFPTLFPFHADETLRILKGVKRTLSIEGNYTGQFARLLRAETGYQPTFSFPKYDGEPFTWREIADKILEVVA
- a CDS encoding 2-oxoacid:ferredoxin oxidoreductase subunit beta, with protein sequence MKLAFELETYKSEVKPTWCPGCGDFAVLNALQHALTELQLEPWNVLLVSGIGCSSNLPQFLSTYGFHAIHGRAVAVAEGAKLANPDLHVIVTGGDGDGYGIGVGHFIHAMRRNLDLTYIVMNNEIYGLTTGQASPTSEMGMKTKSTPIAGVIENPIDPIALALSSGATYVARAFSGDVKQMSELVAKGIEHHGFSLIDALSPCVTYNKINTYEFFRKRVYDLNKEGHDAGDLKAAFLKALEWPVVQRDRIPLGLFYRNDKVPTYEDLEPAYKKGNPVKQPLGVADADEILKEFL
- a CDS encoding lactate utilization protein, which translates into the protein VFSVFVPDRSAALAKVLGMLPKGGLVCHGASATLQEIGLVDALTAQDSGVRYGNLEWQAEPEMAKRMRLRARLTAESDVFLGSVQAICETGEVVSADATGSRQAGYIFGPPKIIWVAGMNKLVPTLDDGIRRLREVALPQEDARMKRTGAPGSYVGKLVIYERERPGRIHLVLVGESLGF